A window of Acidobacteriota bacterium genomic DNA:
CGCCTTCCTCGATGCGCTCGACGATGATGCGGTCGTGAAGTGGTCGTACCTTGGCAGCCATGAACTGTGCTACTCCCTTCTCGAAAAGTTCGATCAATCGCACGAGTCGCTTCCCGTGCGACGCTGTGCCTGGTGGCGCTAGCAGTCCACCATCGAGACTGCTATTCTAATGACCGCACGGGAATCGCGTCAAGGCGGGGACAGGGAGCGGAGCCGCTTCAGCCGGTCCTCTTCAGACGGTGGGCGGCCATCTTGCGGCTCAGGGTGTTGCGGTGGATTCCCAGGAGGCTGGCGGCTCGACCGAGTCGGCCGTTCGACTTTTCCAGCGCGCGGCTGATGAATCGCTTCTCGATCTCGCTCTGCGCATCCTCGTAACGGATGCCCTTGGTCAACATCTCGTCCACCAGGCGGTCGAGTTCTTCGCGCACGCGTCGACTCCTGTCCTCAATCCTGGAGATCGCGGCCGGCCAGCAGGCGGTACGCCTCGACGTACTTCAGGCGCGTGTTCGAGACGACGTCGTCGGGCAGCGTCGGCCCGGGCGGTCTGCGGTCCCATGCGACGCGATCCAGGTAGTCGCGGACGTACTGCTTGTCGAAGCTCGGTTGCGGTCCGCCCGCCGTGTACCGCTCGGCGGGCCAGAACCGCGAAGAGTCCGGCGTCAGCACCTCGTCGATGAGGATGACCTCGTCTCCCGCGCCGGTGGAGGCGACACCGAACTCGAACTTGGTGTCCGCCACGATGATGCCGTGCTCCGCGGCGTGCGCCGCGCCGTGCTCGTACAGCGCCAGCGTCAGCGCCCGGAGTCGCGCCACCAGATCCGGACCGACGAGACGGCCGGCCTCGGCTTCGCTGATGTTGACGTCGTGGCCGGTTTCCGCCTTGGTGGCCGGCGTGAAGATGGGCTCCGGCAGGCGGTCGGACTCGCGCAGGCCGGCGGGTAGCCGGACGCCGCAGACCTGCCCGTCGCGCTGGTATTCCTTCCAGCCGGATCCGGACAGGTACCCGCGGGCGACGCACTCGATGGGGATGGGTTTCGTGCGGCGCACGAGCATCGAGCGTCCGGCAAGCAGATCGGCGTGCGCGCCCAACGATTCCGGATAGTCGCCGGGATCCGTCGAGATCAGATGGTTGCCCACGATGTCCCCGGTTCGCCCGAACCAGAACGCCGACAACTGGGTGAGCACCCGGCCCTTGTCCGGAACGGCCGAGCCGAGCACCACGTCGTAGGCCGAGATGCGGTCGGTGGCGACCATGAGCAGATGCTCGCCGACCTCGTACATGTCGCGGACCTTGCCGCGGCGGTGGACGGCGATGCCGTCGAGAGACGTTTCGAAGACGGAAGCGCTGGATGGCAACAGGAGACCCTCGTGCGGATGAAGAAGGGATATAGCTTAACGGGACCCTCGCGCGACGGCAAAACAAAATGTAGTACGGTCGGTTCCGCATGTGGAGACACGGCCGCACAATCGCCATCGGCTTGCTGGGCGTCGGCCTGATGGCGTTCGTGCTGCGCGGCGCGGACCTCGATCGCGTGGCGGACGCGGTCTTGAGTGCCCGGCTCGATCTGCTCGGGCTCGCCGTCCTGGCCATGATCGCGACCTATCTGGCGCGCGCGGTGCGCTGGTGCTACCTGCTCGAGCCGCTGGGACGGGTGCGCCTGGGGGTCGCTCTGCGGGCGACGGTGATGGGCTTCGCCGCGACGGCCATTCTGCCGGGGCGCGTCGGCGAGATCCTCCGGCCGTACGTGCTCGCCCGGCGCGAAGAACTCAGCGTGAGCGCGGCGATAGGGACGGTGGTGCTCGAGCGATTGCTGGACATCGTCGTGATCCTGGTGATCTTCGGCGTGTCGGTCGTCGCCTTCGTGCCGAGCCTCGGCGTGGAGGCGGGCGGGTTGCTGCCGGCGCTGTACGCCGGGGCGATCGGCGCGGGCGGATTGGCCCTCGGCACCCTGGTTCTGGCCTGCGCGGCGGCAACCAATCCCGAGGCGGTCGGTCGCGGAGTCGCGCGCGTGACGTCGATCCTGCCGGCCGGGCTCTCGCAGAGGCTCGGCCGGGTGTCGCACCGTTTCTCGGAAGGCCTCGGGGTGATGCGTCGGCCGGGACCCCTCGTGTGGGCGATGGCGTGGACGGTCTTCGTCTGGGTTTCGATCACCGCCGGAATCTGGCTGGTGTCGGTGGCTTTCGGCGTCGACATGCCGCCGTCCGGCGCCGGAATCCTGCTGGTACTGATCGTGCTCGGCGTCGCCGTGCCGACGCCGGCGGGAGTCGGCGGATACCATGCCGCCTTCCAGGTGGGGGCGACGACGCTCTTCGCCGCGGGCGCCGAGAGCGCGGTCGGAGCGGGACTGGTGGCGCACGCCATCTCCTTCGTGCCGGTCACGATTGCCGGCGTCGTCCTGATGGCCTGCGAGGGGGTGCATCTGACGAGCGTCAGCCGGTTGGCGGGGGCCGCGGCAGGCGGGACGGAGCCCGATGCGTACGGGGAGGACGAGCGTTGAAGTGTCCGTTCTGCGGTTGCCTCGACGATCGGGTCGTCGACTCCCGCGAGAGCCGGGAGGGCGATGCGATCCGCCGCCGACGGGAGTGCAGCCGTTGCGGGCGCCGGTTCACCAGTTACGAGCGGATCGACGAGATCCCGTACATGGTCGTCAAGAAGGACGGGACGCGGGAGCGCTTCGAGCGCGGGAAGGTGATTGCAGGGATGTTCAAGGCCTGCGAGAAACGTCCCGTGAGCGTTGCGCTCCTCGAGGCGGTGGCCAATCGGGTCGAGGCAGCCCTGCACGAGCGGACCGACAAGGAGATTTCCACCGAAGCGGTGGGCGCCTTCGTGATGGACGAGCTCAAGATGCTCGACAAGGTGGCCTATGTCCGGTTCGCGTCCGTCTACCGCGACTTTCGCGACCTCGGGGAGTTCATGGAGGTGCTCAAGGGGCTGCTCGATGGTCAGGAAGAGAGGGACGCCGGCGATCGAGCCGCGCCTCGATCGTCCGGTCCGGATGAATGACGTCGAGCATGGGCCTCCCGCCTTCCGATCCGTCTATCGCTGCTTGCGGTACGAGCCCGACAAGTTCGGTGCCCGCGACCGCGACTCCCTCGCGCGCCGCCTCGCGAGCGACGCGATCCAGGGCCGCGGACAGCGGGGTGCGCCGGTAGTCGGTCAGGTTCATCGACACCTGGGCGACGGTCCCGGAAGAGGCCGAAAGCAGGACGCCCATGGCCTTGACGTGCGGCAAGCCGCCGCTGCTCTCCCTGACCGCCCGCGCTATTCGCCGGGCGACGTCGAGGTCCCGCGACGCGAGATTCACGTTGAAGGCGATGAGCGGACCGCGCGCCCCGACGGCCGTCGCCCCCGCCGAAGGGTGTGGGTGACGGGGGCCGTAGTCCGGTCTCCATTCGGGCTTCTGGAGCTTGCCGGCGAGGCGCTCGAACTGACCGCGCCGCAGGTGTTCCAGGCGCCGTCGGGCCGGGACGGCGGCGGCCGCCTCGTACAGCAGGACCGGCAACTGCAGCCGCTCCGCCACTTCCCGGCCGGTGGCGCGCGCGAGCGCGACGCAGGCTTCCATCGACACGCCGCCGAGCGGCACGAACGGAACGACGTCGACCGCGCCGATGCGAGGGTGGGCCCCGTGGTGACGGCGCAGGTCGATCCGCTTCACCGCCACCTCGCAGAGTCGCAGGATCGCGGCGCGCAACGGGTTCGCTTCACCGGCCAGCGTGATGACCGATCGGTTGTGGGAGGCGTCCGACGACCAATCGAGCACCCGGACGTCCGGTACCGCCTCGATCGCTTCGAGAGCCTCCCGCACAACCTCTCCCCGGCGGCCCTCGCTGATGTTGGGGACGGCTTCTATCATCTGCCGCGGCCGTTGACGGCCCTCCGGCTCTCGTCCCATAATCGCATCACTTCCCGGCGCGGCGCACCGTGCGCCATGCCTTCCCGTCCTGCGAGACGCGGGAGAATCGAGACGCGGAACCTCTCGAGGCGCATGCACATTCCCGGATTCGATACTCACGGTCCGTGTGCCGTCCGCGTACGGTGATGTCCCGCCTGGCGCTGCCCGTCGCTACGGCCGGTTACGTCGGGCTGGCACCGGTCGCGCCCGGTACCTGGGGTTCCGCCGTGGGCCTCTGCCTGCTGCTTCTGGTGCGCCTGACCGGCGAGGCCGGCGCGGAGGCGCTGTTGCTGGGAGTCGTGCTCGCGGTCGGAGTCTGGTCCGCGACGGTGGCCGAGCGGCGCTATGGCCGCCGCGACCCGGGGGCCATCGTCATCGACGAGATCGCCGGCATGCTCATCACGTTTTTCTGGTTTCCGGTCGCCTGGCCGGGGCTGGTGGCCGGATTTCTGGCGTTCAGGTTCTTCGACATCGTCAAGCCGTTCCCGGCTCGCGCGGCCGAACGCCTGCCGGCCGGATGGGGAGTGATGGCGGACGACGTGGTCGCCGGCCTCTACGCGTACGTGACGGTACGGGTGGGGGCAGCCGTCGCGCCGTCGGTGATGCTCGGATGACGGAACGAGGCGGCAGCGGTCCGTCGTCGGCGGTGATCGTCGCCGTCGGGTCGGAGCTGCTGACGCCGCACAAGACCGATACGAACTCGCTGTTCATCACCGACCGGCTCAACGGGGTCGGGATCGACGTCGTTCAGAAGCTGGTGGCGGGGGACGAGCCTCGCGGTCTTGCGAGTGCGCTGCGCTACGCCATGACCGCGGCGGACGTGGTGATCGTGACCGGGGGACTCGGACCGACCGCGGACGACGTGACGCGCGACGTCGTCGCGGATCTGCTCGGCGTGCCGCTCGACGAGTCGGCGGACATCGTCACCCGGATTCGCGCCCGATTCGAAGCCCGCGGGCTGGAGATGCCGGAGATCAACCGCCGGCAGGCGGCGATTCCGCGTGGAGCGGAGGTGCTGCCGAATCCGGCCGGAACCGCGCCGGGGCTCTGGTTGACCGCAGGCGGGTGCCGACTGGTCCTGTTGCCCGGACCGCCGCGGGAACTGCGGCCGATGTTCGACCGTCTGGTTGCGGACCGGCTGGCTTCGGCGACCGGCGGCAGGAGGGTTCAGCGGCGTGCCATCCGCACGACCGGACGGACGGAATCGCATATCGATGAGCTGGCCCGGCCGATCTACGGGCCGCTGGCCGCGCGGCAGCCCTCCGTCTCGACGACGATTCTCGCCTCACTGGGACAGATCGACCTGCACCTGTCGACGGTCGGCGCCGATCCCGCGGAGGGGGTGCGCGTTCTCGATGCCGCGGTGGAGGAGCTGACGGGCGTGCTCGGTAACTGCGTCGTGAGCACCGACGGGCGGACCCTGCCGGAGGTGGTGGGGGAGTTGCTGCGGCGACGGGACGCGCGTGTCGCCGTCGCCGAGTCCTGCACCGGCGGGTTGATCGCGTCGCGGCTCACGGACGTGCCGGGCAGCTCGGCGTACGTTCACGCGGGGTGGGTTCTCTACAGCAACGAGGCGAAGGCGGCTCTCGGGGTCGACCCCGGGCTCATCGAAGCGCACGGCGCGGTGAGCGAGGCGGTGGCCGAGGCGATGGCCGAGGCGGCGCGCGGCGCGGCCGATGTCGATTTCGGCCTCGCCGTGACCGGGATCGCGGGCCCCGGCGGGGCGACGCCCGGGAAGCCGGTGGGCACGGTGTGCCTGGCGCTGGCCGTCCGCGGGGCGCCGGCGCGGGTACGCCGCGTGCAACTTCCCGGCGATCGCGAGCGGGTGAAGTTCCAGGCGTCGCAGGCCGCGCTCGATCTGCTCCGCCGCGCGCTGCTTCGCGCCGAGGCGACGGACTCGTAGTGGGTCGTCGGCTGCGCGCCGCGCTGGCCGAAACCGCGTTGCCGCCCGTTTCCTGGACGGTCGATCGCATCTCTTTGTACGAGAGCCGCCTGGAATCGGGCGGCTCGACCTACCATCGCCTGGCCACGGCGGCGCTCGCGGGCGGCACGGCGTGACTCATGCGGCTCCCCGGATCGGGCATACTCGATACGCGTCAGCGAAGAAGTGACACCAGGCGCCGCTCCGGCTCGACCCGCGGGCGCGACCGGGTCTCGACCAAGACGATGTACAGCAGGAGGACGTGCGGGTGGTGCTGATCGGACCGGTGGCCGTGCTCGGCGCCGGCAGTTGGGGCACGGCGCTGGCAATCCATCTCGCTCGCTGCGGGCGGGAGGTGCGGTTGTGGGGTCGGGATGCGGAGCTCGTCGGTCAGATGGAGGCTCGGCGTCACAACGCCGTGTACCTGCCCGGCGTCGAGTTGCCGCGATCCGTGCACCTGACCCCGGCGCTGGAGAGCGCCGTGGACGGCGCGGTGTATGTCGTCGCCGCGGTGCCGTCGCACGGGGCCCGGCAGGTGCTGCGCCGCGCCGCGGACCACCTCCGGCCGAACGCGACGGTCGTCAGCGCCGCGAAGGGCATCGAGGACGGGACGCTCCTCAGGGTGTCGGAAGTGATCGCCCAGGAGGTGGGGGGCGAGCGGGCCGTGACGGTACTGTCGGGCCCGAGCTTCGCTGCGGAGGTGGCGCGGGGCGTGCCCACGGCGGTGGCCGTGGCCGGCCGACGGCCGCAGGCGGTCAACGCCGTCCAGCAGGACTTCCGGTCGGACCGCTTCCGGCTGTACGCGAGTGACGACGTCGTCGGTGTGGAGATCGGGGGCGCGATGAAGAACGTCATCGCCATCGCGGCCGGCGGCATCGAGTCGCTGGGGCTCGGTCACAATGCGATAGCGGCGCTGGTGACGCGCGGACTGGCCGAGATGTCGCGTCTGGCGTACGCCCTCGGTGGACGGCGGGACACGCTGGCGGGCCTGAGTGGCCTCGGGGATCTCGTGCTCACGTGCACGGGCGGGCTGAGCCGCAACCGTCAACTCGGGATCGAGCTCGGCAAGGGACGCCCGCTCGACGAGGTGCTCGACGGAATGCGGATGGTCGCGGAAGGAGTCCGCACGACCCGGGCGGTGCTCGATCTGGGCGCGCGGCACGGCGTGGAGCTGCCCATCACCGCGCAAATGGCCGAAGTAATCGGCGGCCACAAGACGCCGCGGTCCGCGGTGGAGGAGCTCATGCTCAGGCGCCAGCGATCGGAGCTGGACGAATGAGCATCGTCGGCCGCCTGCGTGACGGGCTGCGGCGCACGGCCAGGCGCTGGACGAGCCGGCTCGAGCGTCTGAGCGGTACTTCCGGGAGCGGCGGCTCGAGCGCCGAGACCCTCGAGGCTCTCGAGGAGTTGTTGATCGAGGCGGACGTCGGGGTGCTCACGGCGGGGCGCATCGTGGCCCGGGTCGGCGAGGACGGTCGCGGCGACCTCCGGGAGCGCGTCAAGACGGAGATACGCGGTGTGCTGGCCGGCGCCGCGGCGCCCCCGGCGGAGGTTCCGGCGCCGCGGGTCGTGCTCGTGGTCGGCGTCAACGGAACCGGCAAGACCACGACCGTCGGAAAGCTGGCCCATCGCTGCCGCCTCGATGGCCGGACGCCTCTGATCTGCGCCGCGGACACGTTCCGGGCAGCCGCGGTCGAGCAGATCGCGGTATGGGCGGAACGTGCGTCGGTCGACATCGTGCGCGCCGCCGATGGAGCCGACCCTGCCGCGGTCGTCTTCGACGCGATCTCGGCGGCGCGGGCGCGGGGACGCGACGTGGTGTTCGTCGATACCGCGGGCCGCCTGCACACTCGCGCCGATCTGATGGGGGAGCTGGGCAAGATACGCCGCGTCGCGGGCCGCGCGGCGGCCGGCGCACCCCACGAGGTGCTGCTGGTCGTGGACGCCAGCGTGGGACAGAACGGCATCTCCCAGGCGCGTCGTTTCCTGGAGACGGCGGGCGTGACCGGCATCGTGCTGACCAAGCTCGACGGCACCGCGAAAGGCGGTGTCGCGGTGGCCATCGCGGGGGAGCTCGGGGTCCCGATCCGCTACGTCGGCGTCGGCGAAGGAATCGACGACCTGCTTCCGTTCTCGGCCGGCGATTACGTCGATGCATTGTTCGAGAAGGCCTGGTAGGAGACCATGGAGTCCACCGCGCAGGACGATGCATACATGCGCAAGGCCCTGCGGCTCGCCGCGCGGGGCCGCGGGCGGACGAGCCCGAATCCCATGGTCGGCGCTATCGTCGTCGACGGCCGCGGCGCCGTCGTGGGGTCCGGCTACCATGAGCGGGCGGGGGGCGATCACGCGGAGGTTCGCGCGCTGGCCGAGGCCGGCGAGGCCGCGCGGGGCGCGACCCTGTACTGTACGCTCGAACCGTGCTGCCACCACGGGCGAACCGGCCCCTGCGTCGAACGGATCGTCGAGGCGGCGTTGGCGCGGGTGGTGGTGGCGATGCCGGACCCGAATCCGGTGGTGAACGGCAAGGGCATCGCGCATCTGCGCGGCAAGGGGATCGCCGTCGATGTCGGTCTTCGGAAGCGCGAGGCGGTGCGGTTGAACGAGGCGTTCGTCACGTGGGTGTCCAGGCGGCGGCCCTTCGTCACGATGAAGGTCGCCACCAGTCTCGACGGCTGCATCGCCGCGCGGCCGGGGGCGCGAACCCCATTGACGTCGCCCGCCGCCGGCCGAGCCGTGCACGTGCTGCGGGGCGAGGTGGACGCAATCGGCGTGGGGTCGACGACGGTGCTGATCGACGATCCGCTCTTGACCGCGCGCGGGGCGTCGAGGGCGCTGCCGCTGACCCGGGTCGTTTTCGATCGCCGGTTGCGCACGCCGCCTACGGCGCGGCTCTTCGGGACGTTGGAGTCCGGGCCGGTCGTCGTCGTGACGTTGGAGCCGGGATCCACGCGGCGCCGCGAGCGGCTGGCGCGGCTGGCCGACGCCGGCGCGGAGGTCGAATGCGTCGATGCCGGCGGGTTCCTCCGCAACGCCCTCGAGCGGCTGGCGCGGCGTCGGGTGACGAGCCTCGTTCTCGAAGGCGGCCGGCTGGTGCACGAGGCGGCGTGGGAGGCGGGCCTCGTCGACCGGGTGCAGATGTTCGTCGCGCCGGTCGAGGTGGGACCATCGGGCGTCGCCTGGATGGATCGCGATGCGGTCTTCCGCGCCGTCGATGCTCTCGCCGTCCGGGCGCTCGGGCCGGACGTGTTGATGGAGGCCGATGTTCACGGGACTCGTTGAAGCGCTGGGAGAGGTCGCTGCGACCCGCGAGCTGCCGTCCGGACGGCGAATCCGCATAGCTGCCGGCGTCGCCGCGCAGCTCGCGATCGGAGACAGCGTCGCCGTGAACGGCGTCTGCCTGACGGTGGTGCGTTTCGACGCTTCGAGTTTCGAAGCGGACGTCTCCCCGCAGACCCTGCGGGTCACCAATCTGGAGGATCTGCGCGACGGGGCGACCGTGAACCTGGAACGCCCGCTGCTGCCCTCCGGCCGGCTGGGGGGGCACTTCGTGCAGGGGCACGTCGACGGTGTCGGGCGTCTCGCCGGAATCGAGCAGGAGTCCGACTTCTGGTGGGTGACCGTCGGATTCCCGGCGGATCTCGCACCATACATCGTGACGAAGGGATCGGTTGCGGTCGATGGGATCAGCCTGACCGTCGCCGGGCTCGAGGCGGACCGCTTCACCGTGCAGATCGTGCCGCACACCTGGCGCTGCACCAATCTTCACGCACGGCGCGCCGGCGACGCCGTCAACATCGAGTGCGATATCATCGGAAAGTACGTTGCCCGCGCTCTGGAGGCGTTCGGAGGCGACCCGAGGGGGGCGACGTCGAGCCGGCCATGACCGACAGCGACAAACCGGAAGCGCCGGCCGCCACGTCCGGCGAGAGTCCGTCGGGCGCGCGGTTCGCGACTATCGACGAGGCGGTCGAGGCGTTTCGTCGCGGCCGCATGCTGATCGTGGTGGACGACGAGGACCGCGAGAACGAAGGGGATCTGACCATCGCCGCGGAGAAGGTCACCCCCGACGCGATCAACTTCATGGCGCGCTACGGCCGCGGCCTCATCTGCCTGTCC
This region includes:
- a CDS encoding phosphoribosylaminoimidazolesuccinocarboxamide synthase, whose translation is MPSSASVFETSLDGIAVHRRGKVRDMYEVGEHLLMVATDRISAYDVVLGSAVPDKGRVLTQLSAFWFGRTGDIVGNHLISTDPGDYPESLGAHADLLAGRSMLVRRTKPIPIECVARGYLSGSGWKEYQRDGQVCGVRLPAGLRESDRLPEPIFTPATKAETGHDVNISEAEAGRLVGPDLVARLRALTLALYEHGAAHAAEHGIIVADTKFEFGVASTGAGDEVILIDEVLTPDSSRFWPAERYTAGGPQPSFDKQYVRDYLDRVAWDRRPPGPTLPDDVVSNTRLKYVEAYRLLAGRDLQD
- a CDS encoding flippase-like domain-containing protein, which codes for MWRHGRTIAIGLLGVGLMAFVLRGADLDRVADAVLSARLDLLGLAVLAMIATYLARAVRWCYLLEPLGRVRLGVALRATVMGFAATAILPGRVGEILRPYVLARREELSVSAAIGTVVLERLLDIVVILVIFGVSVVAFVPSLGVEAGGLLPALYAGAIGAGGLALGTLVLACAAATNPEAVGRGVARVTSILPAGLSQRLGRVSHRFSEGLGVMRRPGPLVWAMAWTVFVWVSITAGIWLVSVAFGVDMPPSGAGILLVLIVLGVAVPTPAGVGGYHAAFQVGATTLFAAGAESAVGAGLVAHAISFVPVTIAGVVLMACEGVHLTSVSRLAGAAAGGTEPDAYGEDER
- the nrdR gene encoding transcriptional repressor NrdR, whose product is MKCPFCGCLDDRVVDSRESREGDAIRRRRECSRCGRRFTSYERIDEIPYMVVKKDGTRERFERGKVIAGMFKACEKRPVSVALLEAVANRVEAALHERTDKEISTEAVGAFVMDELKMLDKVAYVRFASVYRDFRDLGEFMEVLKGLLDGQEERDAGDRAAPRSSGPDE
- the ftcD gene encoding glutamate formimidoyltransferase, producing the protein MIEAVPNISEGRRGEVVREALEAIEAVPDVRVLDWSSDASHNRSVITLAGEANPLRAAILRLCEVAVKRIDLRRHHGAHPRIGAVDVVPFVPLGGVSMEACVALARATGREVAERLQLPVLLYEAAAAVPARRRLEHLRRGQFERLAGKLQKPEWRPDYGPRHPHPSAGATAVGARGPLIAFNVNLASRDLDVARRIARAVRESSGGLPHVKAMGVLLSASSGTVAQVSMNLTDYRRTPLSAALDRVAREAAREGVAVAGTELVGLVPQAAIDGSEGGRPMLDVIHPDRTIEARLDRRRPSLPDHRAAP
- a CDS encoding phosphatidylglycerophosphatase A, with amino-acid sequence MSRLALPVATAGYVGLAPVAPGTWGSAVGLCLLLLVRLTGEAGAEALLLGVVLAVGVWSATVAERRYGRRDPGAIVIDEIAGMLITFFWFPVAWPGLVAGFLAFRFFDIVKPFPARAAERLPAGWGVMADDVVAGLYAYVTVRVGAAVAPSVMLG
- a CDS encoding competence/damage-inducible protein A; protein product: MGSDGGRRGRRPLRVRDGTGGGSRRAVGDARMTERGGSGPSSAVIVAVGSELLTPHKTDTNSLFITDRLNGVGIDVVQKLVAGDEPRGLASALRYAMTAADVVIVTGGLGPTADDVTRDVVADLLGVPLDESADIVTRIRARFEARGLEMPEINRRQAAIPRGAEVLPNPAGTAPGLWLTAGGCRLVLLPGPPRELRPMFDRLVADRLASATGGRRVQRRAIRTTGRTESHIDELARPIYGPLAARQPSVSTTILASLGQIDLHLSTVGADPAEGVRVLDAAVEELTGVLGNCVVSTDGRTLPEVVGELLRRRDARVAVAESCTGGLIASRLTDVPGSSAYVHAGWVLYSNEAKAALGVDPGLIEAHGAVSEAVAEAMAEAARGAADVDFGLAVTGIAGPGGATPGKPVGTVCLALAVRGAPARVRRVQLPGDRERVKFQASQAALDLLRRALLRAEATDS
- a CDS encoding NAD(P)-dependent glycerol-3-phosphate dehydrogenase — encoded protein: MGPVAVLGAGSWGTALAIHLARCGREVRLWGRDAELVGQMEARRHNAVYLPGVELPRSVHLTPALESAVDGAVYVVAAVPSHGARQVLRRAADHLRPNATVVSAAKGIEDGTLLRVSEVIAQEVGGERAVTVLSGPSFAAEVARGVPTAVAVAGRRPQAVNAVQQDFRSDRFRLYASDDVVGVEIGGAMKNVIAIAAGGIESLGLGHNAIAALVTRGLAEMSRLAYALGGRRDTLAGLSGLGDLVLTCTGGLSRNRQLGIELGKGRPLDEVLDGMRMVAEGVRTTRAVLDLGARHGVELPITAQMAEVIGGHKTPRSAVEELMLRRQRSELDE
- the ftsY gene encoding signal recognition particle-docking protein FtsY, with product MSIVGRLRDGLRRTARRWTSRLERLSGTSGSGGSSAETLEALEELLIEADVGVLTAGRIVARVGEDGRGDLRERVKTEIRGVLAGAAAPPAEVPAPRVVLVVGVNGTGKTTTVGKLAHRCRLDGRTPLICAADTFRAAAVEQIAVWAERASVDIVRAADGADPAAVVFDAISAARARGRDVVFVDTAGRLHTRADLMGELGKIRRVAGRAAAGAPHEVLLVVDASVGQNGISQARRFLETAGVTGIVLTKLDGTAKGGVAVAIAGELGVPIRYVGVGEGIDDLLPFSAGDYVDALFEKAW
- the ribD gene encoding bifunctional diaminohydroxyphosphoribosylaminopyrimidine deaminase/5-amino-6-(5-phosphoribosylamino)uracil reductase RibD, with the translated sequence MESTAQDDAYMRKALRLAARGRGRTSPNPMVGAIVVDGRGAVVGSGYHERAGGDHAEVRALAEAGEAARGATLYCTLEPCCHHGRTGPCVERIVEAALARVVVAMPDPNPVVNGKGIAHLRGKGIAVDVGLRKREAVRLNEAFVTWVSRRRPFVTMKVATSLDGCIAARPGARTPLTSPAAGRAVHVLRGEVDAIGVGSTTVLIDDPLLTARGASRALPLTRVVFDRRLRTPPTARLFGTLESGPVVVVTLEPGSTRRRERLARLADAGAEVECVDAGGFLRNALERLARRRVTSLVLEGGRLVHEAAWEAGLVDRVQMFVAPVEVGPSGVAWMDRDAVFRAVDALAVRALGPDVLMEADVHGTR
- a CDS encoding riboflavin synthase, with the translated sequence MFTGLVEALGEVAATRELPSGRRIRIAAGVAAQLAIGDSVAVNGVCLTVVRFDASSFEADVSPQTLRVTNLEDLRDGATVNLERPLLPSGRLGGHFVQGHVDGVGRLAGIEQESDFWWVTVGFPADLAPYIVTKGSVAVDGISLTVAGLEADRFTVQIVPHTWRCTNLHARRAGDAVNIECDIIGKYVARALEAFGGDPRGATSSRP